Within the Desulfatiglans anilini DSM 4660 genome, the region TGTGCGGGCCTACATGGATGTAAAGTTCTTCCAGGATTTCCGTCCGGTCGATATCGGCTTCGGCCTCTGGGACCTCAAGGAAGTCCCCTGTAACGTTGGCCAATCTCCGTACCCCATCATCTCGCTGCCCTGGGAAGTCACCCTGGTTCCTATCGGTCGTGCCTCCCAGATCGCGCTTGCTGAATTCTGTTTCCTCATTCACGCTCCGACGACTCTAGGCAACTGCCTTGCCGCCGATCCGGCGTTGTTCCCGGCTGGCCAGTTCACCATGCAGGGTTTCGAGATCTCCGGTGGCGATCCCAGGAACCAGAATTACTGCCATGCTGGCGGACCCTTCTCCCAGTACTTCCCGATGAGGCAAGGAGTAGAACTGGGCTCTATGCTGAGCACCTTGTATAACTTGCCCGTCGGCGCGCTTGCGGATATCATCCCCGCCTCCGTCCAGTTGATGGATTTCGAGTTCACGGGTGGTCCGCACTCGCGTATGTTTGAGCCCGCTTGGAACAACCCGCGGATCAACTACTGGTTCGAATGTGAGAACGGCGATTAAGGGCGTGTCTGTTGCCTGCCTTGGTTAAGGATGTCCCGGGCAGGCAGTGGAAAATGTAGCTGAGAACCTTTATTGGGCGGCAAACCTTCCTTTGGAAGTCTTTGCCGCCCTCTTCTTTTCTTCGATTTTCCGCGAACCCAGCGGCGCGATCGCCTCGTAGCCGCGTTCTCATCAGAAAGGCCGGTTTTTCATGATCCAGATTTTGCCCGCCCATCCTGTAGCTATCTACCGCGTTTTCATTCTGTTCCTCTGTCTGCCTTTGGCACTTGCGCTCGCTTCCTGCAAAGAGTCCGCCAAACCAACTGTCTCGCTGTCCCCGCAGGAGGCGGTCGCCAGCCGCGCCCTCGAATACTGGGCGCACAGGATTAATGGCGACATGGAGAAAGCCTACGCCATGGAGGATCCCGAATCATTGAAAGGCCTGAAGCTCGGCAAGTACATCCAGAGTGTCGGAAGTTCAGTCCATTGGAAAAGTGCGGATGTCTCCCATGTGAAGCTTTTGGAGGATCAAAAAAGCGCCATTGCCTACATGAAAATCCGCTACGTCTATTCGTTCGCCAAGGAGGATCCAGATTCTTCCGAGCTTGAAAGCACGCTTGCGGAAAGGTGGCTATTGCGGGAAAATCAATGGCTACACCAATATCGCTTTCCGTTTGGCATTCAACCCGATAATGGCCCTGAAAAGCCCCCTGGTAAACAGTCTGAAGCCCCTCAGGACAACAACTAGGCGTTAGAGCCCCGCGGCGGCGCCCCCCTGCTTTGGGGGGGGGCTGGAAGGGGATTTTCCTGGCTTCTTCACGAAGCCCTAAACTGTTCTGATAGTCACTCCCGGCGACGCCTGACCTGACCGCCTTGTTTTGGCAACCGCCGCCATTCAGAACCGTCGCTCTTCACCCTTGCCCGCCCTTCGGCCCCGGCTGTCGGCACTCTTCTAGAATGGACTATTCCGGAATATACCAGCTGCTATCCAGGTTCTCCGGTGCTCTTTGCCGTAGCCTGCCAGGAAACTTTGCGCCTGCGCCTTTACAGATCTATGTCGAACTGACCTATCGCTGCAACCTCGCCTGCAGCTTTTGCCAATTTCGGGAAGTCTCCGCTCAATCCCCTGGAGCCAAGCTGGAACTCACTTCCAAAGAATTCGAGCGGGTGCTCAGCAACCTTACCAGAGGTGCTATCGTCTCGTTTTCCGGCGGTGAACCGACCCTCAAACCCGGCTTCCTCGATCTGCTTACAGCCGTTTCCAAGAGAAACCGCACACACATTTTCACCAACGGCACTGGCATCGATCGCGTGACCGCAAGGCGTTTCGTGGATCTTGGCGCCCCTACGCCAATCCACAACGGGCTGGTTTTGGTGGGAATATCATTCGAGGGACTGGAAAAGACCCACAACAGCATCGTCCAGCGTTCCTGGGCCTTCGACCGGACGCTGTCGGGGATTCAGACTCTGTTGGAGGAACGTAGGCGGCGCGGGAAGCGCTTCCCCCTGGTCGAGATCAAGGCCGTGCTCACCCGTGAGAACCTGGGTGAGATCGAGAAGCTGTTTCAACTTGCCAAAGACCTCGGGGCGGACCTCTTCAACCCGATGGCCATGAACATGATGCCCCACCTCGGGCGCATCGGGGGGTTCAGCCCCTCACCCTGGGACCCCCCCCCGCCGGTCGAGCCTCTGCCGCGAGCGGAGCTGCAGACAACCCTCGAATCCATCTTTCGGCAGGCCGGGCCGATCCAGGTCCGAACCACCCCCCAGGGGATCGGGCCGAAGGACTTCGCCGATTACTACAACGGCGCCTTTCGCCTGCAGGATTACACCTGTTCCTTCCCGTGGCACGGCATGACCCTGACGGCGCACGGCGACATCTACATCTGTCCTTATCTCAAGGTGGGAAATATTCAGGAAGACAACTGGAAGGAGGCGCGCAACCACCAAAGCGCCAGGGCTTTCAGAAAGGCTCTCGGCAGCCGGGGGGTCTTCCCCGGCTGCCTCGGCTGCTGTTCGCTGGTGCGTCGCTGAACGCGGCGGGCCTCGGCGCTCAATGCTGAAAGCGCTCGGTCACATGCCGGACCTTGTCCTTGAACTCCGTGGTCACGATGTCCACATCTTCGTCATTGACGATGACGCGGGGGGTGATGAGGATGATGAGTTCGGTCTTCTCGAGGCTCTCCGAGCCTGTCCCCGTCAGGTAGCGGAGCACCGGCGCGTTGATCAGGCAGGGCACCCCTCCGAAGGATGAACTCTCCTTGTCCTTGATCAACCCTCCTATAACGAGGGTTTGGCCGTCCCTCACCGTCAGGGTCGTGTTGACCGTCCGCTTGAAGAAGGATGGATATTTCTGGCCGGCCACCTGCACGTCCTCACTCTGGTCGCTCACCTCCTGGCTGATCTCCATCGTCACCAGGCCTCGCTCGTTGATGTGCGGCGTCACGGTCAGGATGACACCGGTGTCCCGGTACTGGATGCTCGTTTCGGTCACGGGATCCGTGCTGGAGCTGTAACGGTAGGAGGCACTCGCCACCGGGATTTCACGGGAGACGTCCATGCGCGCCTCCTTGTTGTCCGACGCGAGCACGTGCGGACTGGAAAGGACGTTGACCTTGTTTTTGGATGCCAGGGCATTCAACTCGGCGTACCACTTCTCCGTCACTCCCAGCGAGTATTTCAGGCCTGAAGCGCCGAGCGTGGCGGCGAACGAGGTCGGTTTGCCGATGACCGCGCTCCCGAACGACCACTCCACCCCGAGCTGGTCGCTCTTGTCGAGGGTGATCTCGGCGATCGTCGCCTCGATCAGCACCTGACGCGGCAGGATATCCAGTTTTTTCAGGATCTCCGCGATGACCCGGTAGTCCGACGGCACCGCGTCGATGATCAGGGCGTTGCGGATCTCGTCGGCCGTGATGGTCACATCGTCCTTCAGGGTGCCTCCGTTGCTTTTCTCTCCCTTGCTCAACGTGGCGCTCGTGGTTCCTTTGGCGGTGGTCGAGGTCGTACTCCCCGTCTCTCTCGTGCTGCCGAGCGAACTGGTGCGCTCGTCTTCGTCGCGGTCGCGCATGGAGCTTTCGCCGAACGGGTTCCGCGAGTAGGAGCTGCCGGTCGTCTTCTTGCTCGTCCCGGCTGACTGGCCGCCGACGCTCCCCCCTTCGCCGCTGAAGACGTTCTGGAGGATCTCCGCCAGGTTGGAGGACTCGCCGTTCTTTACATAGTAGACATAGATCTTGTGGACGACCTCCTCGGATGCGACATCCAGCTCCGCAATGAAGCTATCGATCCGAGGGAAGACATCCGGTGTGGAGCTCACGACCATCAGGAGATTGAGGCTCGAGATGGCGATGAACTTCATCGGCAGATTTTCACGCGCCCCGTAGGCTGTAAAGATATCCTCCAGGATGCCGCCCATGTCCTCCGGCACCATGTGCTTCAGGGGATAGATACGATAGTGGACATTGTCGAAGATGTTGACGTCGAAGACATCCACCAGCCGAAGGATCTTGTTGATGTTGAGGCTCTTGTCCACGACGACGAGGGTGTTGCTCCCGGGGTGGGACAGGATCACCCCGTTGGCCGATACAAAGGGCGTCAAGAGCTTCGTCATCTCGTCCGGCGATATGAACTGCAGCGGGATGAGCTGGATGATGATGCGCTCTCCAGCTGCACCGATCTCCCCTTCCCGTCCGAAACGGGATACCACCGGCAGGCGCGAGGCGTCCTTCAATGGAATGATCTTGTAAAAGTCCCCTTCCTTCACCGCCGCGAGGCCGTTGATGTCCAGGATCTGATTGAAGATGGGGAACAGATCCGCCTTGCTGAGCCCTTTGGCCGTATGGATGGTGACCTTTCCGCGCACCTCCGGGCCGACGATGTAGCTGATGTCGAGCAGATCGCCGACCGTCTTGATCACCTCATAGATGTCGGCATCATCAAAATTGAAGACCACCTCGCTGCCGTCGCCTTTCTTTACAGGTGCAGCCGGCTCAAAGATGGTCCCTTCCTCCAGCCGTTTCGTCTTCGCGGCGGCAGACGAGCCCCCGCCGCCCCTGACGGTGCGGGACAGAGTGTCGGGGCCTTCCGGTACTACCGCCCCATCGATCTCCGCCACGGATGTGGAATAACTCCTGCGGGATCGCGCTTCGGTCGCCTCCGCGCCGGACGCTTCAAGCGAGGTGGCGGGAGGCGTCTTTTCGGCCATGTCCGCCTCTCCGCCACGTTCCGTAACCTTCCCTAACGGGGGAACGGCGCAGCCCCCGGCAAAAAGAAGGAGTGACAGGGCCAAAGCAACGATGGTGGTTGCAAACAGCAGCCTTTTTTTCATTAATTAACCCTCAAAAGTTTCTCTCTTATGTTGGCAGGAAGTTTTCGCACGGGTGCGTCCGGCGGGCTTTCAACCGCCCCGGGCGGGGCCGCCGGCTCAGGTGCGCTCGGAGGCGAGGGACTCGCGCCTTGGGCGGGGGCCGCTCCCGGGGCCGCCTCGCTTCCAGGCGGGGTACGCGGGGCGGGCAGGGGCGGGGCCGCCGGCTCAGGAGGAGAAGCGGCCTGCGCCGGTTCGCCGGGCTTCACCTCGACGACGATCGGCTTGCTCTCCGTTGCCTTCACTTTCTCGCGCTCTTTTGGGTTTCGGGTATCATAGAGAAAGACCTCATAACGACCCTCCGACGCGTCGGTCAGGACAACACGGTCCGCCAGGATCTCAGACAGCACAAACATGTCTACACTCTCGCCGACCTTCACCCAGCTCCGTTCCAATTGCTGCGCCCCGCGCCGCGCCCGCTTGTAGCGCAGCATCCGGAGTTGCTGCGGATCGAGGCCCGCCTCATCGAGCACAGCCGGGTGCTGGAGCAGGGCGGCCCTGTAGTCGTCCACAATTACCACCCCGTAAAGGCTGATCTCTTTCAGGACATCCTCGGCACTTCGCTGCATGCGGGGGTCAACCCGCGCCTCGGGCTCCTTTTTCTCCTCCGGCTCCTCTTCCTTCGGCTCGGCCCGATCGGCCGCAAACAGGTTCTTCACGGCCACAAGCTCGTATTCCGCTTCGGAAGGAACCTCTTTCTGAAAGGCCTTCGGCAGGGGGGCCGCCGGTTGACCGGAAGAAGATTCCCCTTCACTCACCTCGACAACCTCCTGGCGGTCGCTCACCCAAACCGCATATGTCTTGATCCCCAGGAAGATCAAGGCGAGCATCAGGAGCAGATTGACTATCCATATCCTTTTCAGCATCATGCAAGGCCACTCTCAGTGGGTCCCAAAGAGTTCACCCCAAAAACCGCAACGGCAGGCTGACCTGAAAACCTGCGCTGAATCTACAGGGTCCGAAACCAGCGATTACGACTTGTGCAAAGGCCTTCATCCTGCCCGAAAAGCCGTGCTCACCCGGAAGGCAACGTGCGGATCGACACCCAGATTGGCAAAAAACACCCCTTCCGGATTGAGAATTCATGAACTTTTCCTCATCAGGCCGACAACGGTCACATCTCCCTGAATTTGCTCCACTCTACCCCGCCGGACCACGTTAATCCGCACTTTTTGCACTGTCAAGTATTTCGGCGAGCTTTCGATTTGATACAGGATCTCCTTCAACTGCCGGATGCCGCAGTTCACCGTGAACTCGACCGGAACACTCATGTAAGGCAGGCCTTCGACCGGTTCGGCCTTGAGGACCCTGACCGTTTTGGTCTGCACTTTGCTGCGGTCAGCAATGCCGTTCAGGATACTCTGGATATCGGCGGCCGCAAGAGACGGCGTCGCACCCTTCAGAAGCCCCGCCTCCATCCGCCCGAGCATCTTTCGCAGGCTGTCGATGCGGGCATTCACGTCCTCCCCGGACTCCACCACCTTCCGGTGCTTCCTCAAAGTCAGCTCCCGTGAGGCGATCTCGTCGCTCCAATCGAACATGCCGCTCAGGGCGGGATAGAAGCGGAAAAGCACCCCCCCAAGAAGCGCCAGAAGGCCGCATATCACGATGATCCGGGTTCTCTTGTTCCATTCAATCTGCATGCCCGCCCTACCCGATCTTCAAGCCGATCCGGAACGTTTCCTTTCCTTCACGCGACTTCGTAATCCCCGAGAGAAACGACACATCTTTAAATATCGGCGAGTCTTCCAGGAGCGTGATAAGCTCGGAGGCCGTGTCCGCGTAACCTTCGATCTCGACACTCCTCTCCGAATAGCTGAACCGCCTCAGCCAGGCCGTTTCCGGGATGAGCCGCGTCAGCTCCCTCAGGATGTCCAGGACCTGCGTGTCTCCCTGTTCCAGGCTGTTCAGGTATTTGATCCGCGCCTCGAGCGCCTCGCTTTCGGCGGTGATCTCCCGGATGCGGCCCACGTCGGCCTCGAGCTGTGTCTGCGCCTCTTCCAACTGTGCGAGGTAGTCCTTTTCCTGGTGGTACGATCCAGCTCCCCACGCAAAGGCCAGAACGACAACCAGCACCGCCAGGACCGAGAACACGTACAAACCGGTCCGGCTCGCTTTCTTGCGGTAGCGGGGAGGCAGAAGATTGAGCTTGACGAACCCCTCCCCAAGGCCTCGCAATGCCATCCCATAGGCCAGGATAAAATGGCGCGACGGCAAACCGAGCCCATCCGGGTCCACCGGCCTCGGCTCGAAGCCGCTTAGACCATCATCCGCCGAAAGGACCGGAAAGGCGGTCTCCTCCGCGCTGATATAGGCTGGGATGAGCCCTCCTCCATCCGGACCCTCGACCTCTTTTTTGAGCCTTCGGAACCCTTCCACCCAGGCCTGGACCTGACCCGGCCGGCCGGCTCCGGCTGGAAACGCCCGCGAATAGACGAGTCTTCGCCCTTCGACCACGTTCAGTTCGGCGTCGCCATCCCCGGAGAAGAGCAAGGCGGCAGAGCCCCGCCCCACGGATCCGATCCCCAAAAGGCAGAAATTGGCCAGTGCAGAGGCGCTCGGCTCTATTCCGGAGAGCAGCAGGGAAGAGGATGCGCCGTCCCCGAAAAGCGGCTCGATGCTCCGAAGCCTCGCCACCGCCAGCAGCACCTTCATCTGCCCCGCTTTCCGGTCCTCAGCCACCACCTCGAAATCGAAACAAACCTCCTCCGCGGGAAAGGGGACATACTTTTCGATCTCGTACCCGATCGTTTCCCGGAGGTTTTCCTTGACCGCAAGCGGCAGATCGATGAACCGGACAAAGGCCCGGTCACGGCCGACGCCCGCGTAGATGTCGGTGCCGGCGATCCGATTCGCCCGCATAAATTCGCTCAGCAGTTCATGCAGACCGCCCGGCTTTATTTCCTCCCCGATCGGAAAGACCGCATGGGCGGCGACTTGCACCTTCTTGCCGCTCTGGGTCAGATAGATCATCCTGACCTTTTCACGGCCGATATCGACGCCGATGCAGGTTCTCAATGCCAAGATCCACCTCCTTTATCACACCCCATCGATCCACCGCACAACCCGGTACTGCTTGGGATACCGGCTGTCGATCTCGACGAGCATCTCCACCGTCTGCCTGACATGGCTGTCGGGCAGCAGACCCGTCGCCGTCAGCGTATAGTATGGATTCAGCTGCAACGTCACGAAGGGCTGCATCATTCGAAAGACGTCCGGGCCGACGACACCGACGACGTCGCTCTCGGCCAGAAAATCCTGCGATTCCCGGTATTCGAGAAGCGCCCGTACGAGATCTTCGGTCATCCCCGGCAGCGCCAGCAGCACCTGCGGAGAGGCTGCATTGATGTTGATCCGATGGGGATCCCCCCCCGCCCCCCTCCGGCGCATGCTGAA harbors:
- a CDS encoding radical SAM protein; the encoded protein is MDYSGIYQLLSRFSGALCRSLPGNFAPAPLQIYVELTYRCNLACSFCQFREVSAQSPGAKLELTSKEFERVLSNLTRGAIVSFSGGEPTLKPGFLDLLTAVSKRNRTHIFTNGTGIDRVTARRFVDLGAPTPIHNGLVLVGISFEGLEKTHNSIVQRSWAFDRTLSGIQTLLEERRRRGKRFPLVEIKAVLTRENLGEIEKLFQLAKDLGADLFNPMAMNMMPHLGRIGGFSPSPWDPPPPVEPLPRAELQTTLESIFRQAGPIQVRTTPQGIGPKDFADYYNGAFRLQDYTCSFPWHGMTLTAHGDIYICPYLKVGNIQEDNWKEARNHQSARAFRKALGSRGVFPGCLGCCSLVRR
- a CDS encoding PilN domain-containing protein, encoding MALRTCIGVDIGREKVRMIYLTQSGKKVQVAAHAVFPIGEEIKPGGLHELLSEFMRANRIAGTDIYAGVGRDRAFVRFIDLPLAVKENLRETIGYEIEKYVPFPAEEVCFDFEVVAEDRKAGQMKVLLAVARLRSIEPLFGDGASSSLLLSGIEPSASALANFCLLGIGSVGRGSAALLFSGDGDAELNVVEGRRLVYSRAFPAGAGRPGQVQAWVEGFRRLKKEVEGPDGGGLIPAYISAEETAFPVLSADDGLSGFEPRPVDPDGLGLPSRHFILAYGMALRGLGEGFVKLNLLPPRYRKKASRTGLYVFSVLAVLVVVLAFAWGAGSYHQEKDYLAQLEEAQTQLEADVGRIREITAESEALEARIKYLNSLEQGDTQVLDILRELTRLIPETAWLRRFSYSERSVEIEGYADTASELITLLEDSPIFKDVSFLSGITKSREGKETFRIGLKIG
- a CDS encoding secretin N-terminal domain-containing protein, with product MKKRLLFATTIVALALSLLLFAGGCAVPPLGKVTERGGEADMAEKTPPATSLEASGAEATEARSRRSYSTSVAEIDGAVVPEGPDTLSRTVRGGGGSSAAAKTKRLEEGTIFEPAAPVKKGDGSEVVFNFDDADIYEVIKTVGDLLDISYIVGPEVRGKVTIHTAKGLSKADLFPIFNQILDINGLAAVKEGDFYKIIPLKDASRLPVVSRFGREGEIGAAGERIIIQLIPLQFISPDEMTKLLTPFVSANGVILSHPGSNTLVVVDKSLNINKILRLVDVFDVNIFDNVHYRIYPLKHMVPEDMGGILEDIFTAYGARENLPMKFIAISSLNLLMVVSSTPDVFPRIDSFIAELDVASEEVVHKIYVYYVKNGESSNLAEILQNVFSGEGGSVGGQSAGTSKKTTGSSYSRNPFGESSMRDRDEDERTSSLGSTRETGSTTSTTAKGTTSATLSKGEKSNGGTLKDDVTITADEIRNALIIDAVPSDYRVIAEILKKLDILPRQVLIEATIAEITLDKSDQLGVEWSFGSAVIGKPTSFAATLGASGLKYSLGVTEKWYAELNALASKNKVNVLSSPHVLASDNKEARMDVSREIPVASASYRYSSSTDPVTETSIQYRDTGVILTVTPHINERGLVTMEISQEVSDQSEDVQVAGQKYPSFFKRTVNTTLTVRDGQTLVIGGLIKDKESSSFGGVPCLINAPVLRYLTGTGSESLEKTELIILITPRVIVNDEDVDIVTTEFKDKVRHVTERFQH
- the gspM gene encoding type II secretion system protein GspM, producing the protein MQIEWNKRTRIIVICGLLALLGGVLFRFYPALSGMFDWSDEIASRELTLRKHRKVVESGEDVNARIDSLRKMLGRMEAGLLKGATPSLAAADIQSILNGIADRSKVQTKTVRVLKAEPVEGLPYMSVPVEFTVNCGIRQLKEILYQIESSPKYLTVQKVRINVVRRGRVEQIQGDVTVVGLMRKSS